A region of Paenibacillus sp. 37 DNA encodes the following proteins:
- a CDS encoding transposase, translating to MERKEQDMLPLSHEKVEVDGVYINEAGREEHLHRGQHFPADPVLGKSEWKLTEYAFDNHHEGRTDERLVPKENDADKMGKITNPRRQIEGGR from the coding sequence ATGGAACGCAAAGAACAGGATATGCTGCCCCTTTCACATGAAAAGGTGGAAGTCGACGGAGTATATATCAACGAAGCCGGACGTGAGGAACATCTGCATCGCGGGCAACACTTCCCGGCAGATCCCGTTCTCGGCAAGTCAGAATGGAAACTGACGGAGTATGCTTTTGATAATCACCACGAAGGACGTACCGATGAACGTTTGGTTCCCAAAGAAAATGATGCTGATAAAATGGGCAAGATCACAAACCCTCGCAGACAGATCGAGGGCGGAAGATAA
- the ctaD gene encoding cytochrome c oxidase subunit I yields MDWITTVDHKKIAILYLVAGGFFFGIGGIEAILIRIQLMKPMNDFVSAQVFNELITMHGTTMIFLGVMPLIFAIMNAVVPLQIGARDVAFPFLNALGFWTFLFGGLLLNLSWVMGGAPDAGWTSYTPLSGSEYSGTHGVDFYTIGLQIAGLGTLIGGINFLATIITMRAPGMSYMRMPMFTWTTFITSAIILFAFPAITVGLVLLTFDRILGANFFDVAGGGNPVLWQHIFWIFGHPEVYILILPAFGIISEVIPTFSRKRLFGYSSMVFATILIAFLGFMVWAHHMFTTGLGNVANALFSISTMLIAVPTGIKIFNWLFTMWGGQIRFTAANLFAVGFVPTFVMGGVTGVMLASAPADFQFHDTYFVVAHFHYVIVGGLVLGLFSGLHYWWPKMFGRILSETLGKWTFWTFMIGFQLTFFVQHFLGLMGMQRRIVTYLPNQDFDLLNLVSSVGAFLMGVGVILFLANIVITMRKPAGAPNDPWEDGRTLEWSIPSPPPEYNFKQTPLVRGIDAYWKEKMAGHTEMTPAEPVGSIHMPSATPLPFVMSVGIFIAGLGLMFSKDEFGNAFMNVIFNNYIVVIIGLVITFGAMALRSLYDDHGWHIEPEDQDEKGART; encoded by the coding sequence ATGGATTGGATCACCACCGTCGATCACAAAAAAATCGCCATTCTTTATTTGGTTGCGGGTGGATTTTTCTTTGGAATCGGCGGCATTGAAGCCATTTTGATTCGGATTCAACTGATGAAGCCTATGAATGATTTTGTATCGGCACAGGTCTTCAACGAATTGATTACAATGCATGGAACAACGATGATTTTCCTTGGTGTCATGCCACTTATTTTTGCCATTATGAATGCTGTCGTGCCTTTGCAGATCGGGGCACGGGACGTTGCTTTCCCTTTTCTTAACGCGTTGGGTTTCTGGACATTCCTGTTTGGTGGATTGTTGTTGAACCTGAGCTGGGTTATGGGCGGAGCACCAGATGCGGGCTGGACCTCATATACGCCGCTTTCGGGCAGTGAGTACAGTGGAACGCATGGTGTGGATTTCTACACCATCGGTCTTCAGATCGCGGGTCTGGGAACGCTCATCGGGGGCATTAACTTTCTCGCAACGATTATTACAATGCGTGCTCCAGGCATGTCCTACATGCGGATGCCGATGTTTACATGGACGACATTTATTACATCTGCCATTATCCTTTTTGCTTTTCCTGCCATCACGGTAGGGCTTGTACTTTTGACGTTTGACCGTATACTGGGAGCGAATTTCTTCGATGTCGCAGGTGGCGGTAACCCCGTACTCTGGCAGCACATCTTCTGGATCTTCGGGCACCCGGAAGTATACATTCTGATTTTGCCGGCATTTGGTATTATCTCGGAGGTTATTCCGACCTTCTCGCGTAAACGGTTGTTCGGATACAGCTCGATGGTATTTGCCACCATCCTGATTGCCTTCCTGGGCTTCATGGTATGGGCGCATCACATGTTTACAACAGGTCTGGGTAATGTAGCCAACGCGCTTTTCTCCATCTCCACGATGTTGATTGCCGTACCTACCGGGATCAAAATCTTTAACTGGCTCTTTACGATGTGGGGTGGACAGATCCGCTTTACCGCGGCAAACCTGTTCGCAGTTGGATTTGTTCCAACCTTCGTTATGGGTGGTGTTACAGGCGTCATGCTGGCATCTGCTCCGGCAGACTTCCAGTTCCATGATACGTACTTTGTTGTAGCCCACTTCCACTACGTTATTGTAGGGGGACTCGTACTTGGATTGTTCTCGGGACTGCATTACTGGTGGCCGAAGATGTTCGGACGTATTCTCAGCGAAACACTGGGCAAATGGACGTTCTGGACATTTATGATCGGTTTCCAATTAACGTTCTTTGTACAGCATTTCCTCGGTCTGATGGGGATGCAGCGCCGGATCGTTACATACTTGCCGAATCAGGACTTTGACCTGCTCAATCTGGTCAGCTCCGTCGGGGCATTTCTGATGGGTGTGGGAGTTATCTTATTCCTCGCGAACATCGTAATCACCATGAGAAAACCGGCTGGCGCGCCAAACGATCCGTGGGAAGACGGCCGTACACTGGAATGGTCTATTCCATCTCCGCCGCCGGAATATAATTTCAAGCAGACGCCGCTGGTACGCGGAATTGATGCATATTGGAAGGAAAAAATGGCAGGACATACGGAGATGACACCGGCAGAACCGGTAGGTTCGATTCATATGCCTTCAGCAACGCCGTTGCCGTTTGTAATGTCAGTAGGTATCTTTATCGCGGGACTTGGCTTGATGTTCAGCAAGGATGAATTTGGTAATGCATTTATGAATGTCATTTTTAACAATTATATTGTAGTTATTATTGGTCTCGTAATCACATTTGGCGCAATGGCACTTCGTTCACTTTATGATGATCATGGCTGGCATATTGAACCGGAGGATCAGGATGAGAAGGGGGCTAGAACATGA
- a CDS encoding nucleobase:cation symporter-2 family protein, giving the protein MARERIFQRHRHPIKTFSLGLQHVLAMYAGAVVVPLIVSNALGFTQEQLTYLIAIDLLACGVATLLQVWGNKYFGVGLPVMLGCAFQAVSPMILIGMNSGVSAIYGAIIASGLFVLIFSGLFGKLIRLFPPVVTGSVVTIIGLTLIPVAFHDLGGGQGSEDFGSGVNLLLGFGVLVFIILMTRFTTGFIRSISVLIGLLVGTIAAGFMGEVNFAPIRDASWFHVVQPFYFGRPTFEIVPILTMILVAIVSVAESTGVFMALGKILDKDLSSKDLARGYRAEGLAIVLGGIFNSFPYTTYSQNVGLVQMTRVKTRDVIVVAGGILVVIGFVPKIAALAQLVPGAVLGGAMVALFGMVVSSGIRIIGSQVDLNRHENLFVIACSVGMGLGVTVVPELFAGAPAWAQIMLGNGIIAGSFTAIFMNLLFNGLGTQETAAKMAEQQADAILGETGKSA; this is encoded by the coding sequence ATGGCACGCGAACGTATTTTTCAGCGGCATCGGCATCCAATCAAAACGTTCTCACTCGGACTACAGCACGTGCTTGCGATGTATGCAGGAGCCGTCGTTGTCCCATTGATCGTTAGTAACGCATTAGGTTTTACACAGGAACAGCTAACCTATCTTATTGCCATTGACCTGCTTGCATGTGGTGTGGCTACATTGCTTCAGGTATGGGGAAATAAATATTTCGGCGTAGGGCTGCCTGTTATGCTCGGTTGTGCATTCCAGGCCGTGTCTCCGATGATCCTAATCGGGATGAACAGTGGAGTATCTGCCATTTACGGAGCGATCATCGCTTCAGGACTGTTCGTATTGATCTTCTCCGGACTCTTTGGGAAGCTCATCAGGCTCTTTCCTCCAGTAGTGACAGGTTCTGTTGTGACCATTATTGGTCTGACTCTGATCCCAGTTGCTTTCCACGATCTGGGTGGCGGTCAGGGGTCAGAAGATTTTGGCAGCGGAGTGAACTTGTTGCTCGGTTTCGGTGTGTTGGTCTTTATTATTTTAATGACTCGTTTTACAACAGGTTTTATCCGTTCCATCTCAGTATTGATTGGTCTGCTCGTAGGTACAATTGCGGCTGGGTTTATGGGCGAGGTTAATTTTGCTCCTATTCGCGATGCAAGTTGGTTCCACGTTGTTCAGCCGTTTTACTTTGGCAGACCGACATTTGAGATTGTACCGATCCTGACGATGATTCTGGTGGCGATTGTCAGCGTGGCCGAGTCCACAGGTGTATTTATGGCTCTGGGCAAAATCCTGGACAAGGATCTGTCGTCCAAGGACCTGGCGCGCGGTTATCGCGCAGAGGGCCTGGCCATTGTGTTAGGTGGTATTTTCAACTCATTCCCGTATACAACGTATTCGCAAAATGTAGGGCTGGTACAGATGACACGTGTGAAGACACGTGATGTCATTGTGGTGGCTGGTGGAATCCTGGTGGTCATTGGATTTGTGCCAAAAATTGCAGCCCTCGCACAGCTCGTTCCAGGGGCGGTTCTTGGCGGAGCCATGGTGGCCTTGTTTGGCATGGTGGTATCATCAGGCATTCGAATTATCGGCAGTCAGGTTGATCTGAACCGACATGAGAATCTGTTTGTCATCGCTTGTTCTGTAGGTATGGGGCTTGGGGTTACCGTTGTACCTGAGTTGTTCGCAGGTGCACCGGCCTGGGCTCAGATTATGCTTGGTAATGGTATCATTGCAGGCAGCTTCACGGCGATCTTCATGAATCTGCTGTTCAACGGTCTGGGAACCCAGGAAACAGCCGCCAAGATGGCTGAACAACAGGCTGATGCCATCCTTGGAGAAACAGGCAAGTCGGCTTAA
- a CDS encoding xanthine phosphoribosyltransferase codes for MQLLKDKVRQEGIVLSEQVLKVDSFLNHQMDPVLMKEVGKEFIRRFEGENITRVLTIESSGIAPGIMTALELNVPLIFARKQKSLTLTEDILVEKVYSFTKQETNEITVAKKFMKPGDRVLIIDDFLANGEAAFGLARIVEQVGAEVVGIGIVIEKAFQPGGRLLKEAGYRVESLVRIGALSDGQVTFADEEGTN; via the coding sequence ATGCAATTGTTAAAAGACAAGGTAAGACAGGAAGGTATCGTCCTGTCCGAGCAAGTACTCAAAGTGGATTCATTCCTGAACCACCAGATGGACCCGGTTCTGATGAAGGAAGTGGGCAAGGAATTCATTCGCCGCTTTGAAGGAGAGAATATAACTCGTGTGCTGACGATTGAGTCGTCAGGGATTGCACCAGGTATCATGACTGCGTTGGAGCTGAACGTACCGCTGATCTTTGCACGGAAGCAGAAGTCGCTCACACTGACGGAAGACATTCTGGTGGAGAAGGTCTACTCCTTCACGAAGCAGGAAACCAATGAAATCACCGTTGCCAAGAAGTTTATGAAGCCTGGGGATCGCGTATTGATCATTGATGATTTTCTGGCGAATGGTGAAGCAGCATTTGGTCTGGCTCGTATTGTGGAGCAGGTTGGAGCAGAAGTGGTAGGTATCGGTATTGTTATTGAAAAAGCATTCCAGCCGGGAGGTCGCTTGCTGAAAGAAGCAGGATACCGTGTGGAATCGCTGGTTCGCATCGGGGCACTGTCGGATGGACAGGTTACATTTGCGGACGAGGAGGGCACGAACTAA
- a CDS encoding TrmB family transcriptional regulator has translation MDQLLHHLRHLGFTEMESKIMVELARQGSASGYEVAKRLGVSRSNVYATLQRLEQRGFLRCSPGEPAKYSVLKPEEMTRMISDQMRTSLDYVQSSMPKSEPEKPVFYNVEGDKNVFENLSRELAEAQHEIVVDVWREEAELLRNDLQQAEARGVRLLWSCDGGEGMLDQPVPWPGMPMYGTGNGRKFSLVVDRRWCMLGMRGESCATQAVVTEHPVMTGLLLNHFAQELVLYELEQDMGEELESRYGHRYEEISARYWSSPSGEGDQS, from the coding sequence ATGGACCAACTGCTGCATCATTTGCGTCATCTCGGATTTACCGAGATGGAATCTAAAATTATGGTGGAACTCGCCCGCCAGGGATCGGCTTCAGGATATGAGGTTGCGAAGCGGCTGGGCGTGTCCCGTTCCAATGTATATGCGACCCTGCAACGGCTGGAACAACGTGGTTTCCTGCGGTGCAGTCCGGGGGAGCCGGCGAAGTATAGTGTGCTGAAGCCTGAGGAGATGACACGTATGATCTCCGATCAGATGCGTACCTCGCTGGATTATGTTCAGAGCAGCATGCCCAAGAGTGAACCGGAAAAGCCTGTCTTCTATAACGTCGAAGGGGACAAAAATGTGTTTGAGAATCTGAGCCGTGAATTGGCCGAGGCTCAGCATGAGATTGTTGTAGACGTCTGGCGTGAAGAGGCAGAGCTGCTGCGTAATGACTTACAGCAGGCTGAAGCTCGGGGTGTGCGGCTGTTATGGTCGTGTGATGGTGGTGAAGGCATGCTGGATCAGCCTGTCCCTTGGCCAGGCATGCCTATGTATGGTACAGGTAATGGTCGGAAATTTTCCCTGGTGGTCGATCGCCGCTGGTGCATGCTGGGCATGCGTGGGGAATCATGCGCCACACAGGCAGTGGTGACGGAGCATCCGGTAATGACTGGACTGCTGCTGAATCATTTTGCTCAAGAGCTGGTGTTGTACGAACTGGAACAGGATATGGGTGAGGAACTGGAGTCACGCTATGGGCACCGGTACGAAGAAATCTCTGCACGTTATTGGTCTTCTCCATCAGGAGAGGGTGACCAGAGCTAG
- the coxB gene encoding cytochrome c oxidase subunit II yields MMKQWQVAKRILPLLAVFSLLLSACGREDLSVMKPQGPVAQGQYDLMKLSIAIMIVVLIIVFAIAAYVLIRFRRRAGQTEMPEQVEGNFKLEVIWTAIPLLLVIVLAVPTVQTIFAQGEDLSNDKNALKVQVTSHQYWWEFTYPQYDVTTAQDLIIPTGTKIAFELKTADVLHSFWVPSLAGKMDTNPDGTLNKFSFSAPNEGVYRGKCAELCGRSHAFMEFKVKAVSQESFDRWVNQMKAPAVLPEDTQLAEKFKTNCLSCHAVGDQGGPVAPNLTGIGGKESVAGILLNSREGQEEGSPVLDNMKEWLHDPQSVKPGNTMPNPKDLGLTDEEIDGIAEYLANYKLDYE; encoded by the coding sequence ATGATGAAACAGTGGCAGGTTGCAAAGCGAATTCTCCCCTTGCTGGCGGTGTTCTCTTTGCTGCTATCCGCATGCGGGCGGGAAGACTTGTCGGTAATGAAACCTCAGGGTCCTGTAGCGCAAGGCCAATATGATTTGATGAAGTTATCCATCGCCATTATGATCGTGGTGCTCATCATTGTATTTGCCATAGCGGCCTATGTTCTGATCCGGTTTCGTAGACGAGCCGGGCAGACTGAGATGCCCGAACAGGTTGAAGGTAATTTCAAGCTGGAAGTAATCTGGACAGCCATTCCGTTATTGCTGGTTATTGTTCTGGCAGTACCGACGGTCCAAACGATTTTTGCCCAAGGCGAAGATCTGTCCAATGACAAAAATGCACTTAAGGTCCAAGTCACCTCACATCAGTACTGGTGGGAATTCACTTATCCTCAATATGACGTAACCACCGCTCAAGATCTCATCATCCCGACCGGAACAAAAATCGCATTCGAATTAAAAACCGCTGACGTGCTTCACTCCTTCTGGGTGCCGTCACTTGCGGGCAAAATGGACACAAACCCGGATGGAACACTTAACAAGTTCAGTTTCTCTGCACCGAATGAAGGCGTTTACCGCGGTAAATGTGCCGAATTATGTGGCAGATCGCATGCTTTCATGGAGTTTAAGGTAAAAGCAGTGAGTCAGGAATCCTTTGACAGATGGGTGAACCAGATGAAAGCACCCGCAGTCCTTCCTGAAGACACTCAATTGGCCGAAAAGTTCAAAACAAACTGCCTTTCTTGCCACGCTGTTGGTGATCAAGGTGGACCGGTTGCACCTAACCTGACGGGAATCGGCGGCAAGGAATCTGTCGCAGGCATTTTGCTGAATTCTCGCGAGGGACAGGAAGAAGGTAGTCCGGTACTGGATAACATGAAAGAATGGCTCCATGATCCACAATCCGTGAAGCCGGGCAATACCATGCCGAATCCCAAGGATCTTGGGTTGACGGATGAAGAAATCGACGGAATTGCCGAATATCTGGCCAACTACAAATTGGACTATGAATAG
- a CDS encoding cytochrome c oxidase subunit 3 codes for MTTSHAEPVNDKLPHEPEKATLEGRNKLIAFWLFLGGETVLFGTLFATFLALRGQTNDGPTANELFHLPLVAAATFILLVSSLTSVFAIQAMHKGKRDALALWLGITVVLGMGFLALEIYEFYEYVKHKEFGMTTSAFSSAFYTLVGFHGAHVAFGIVWIGIIIGQLFKKGLTVVTAPKVYVSAMYWHFIDVVWVFIFTVVYLLGKVG; via the coding sequence ATGACAACCTCACATGCCGAACCGGTGAACGACAAATTGCCGCATGAACCGGAGAAAGCAACGCTGGAGGGCCGTAACAAGCTTATCGCCTTCTGGTTGTTCCTTGGCGGCGAGACGGTACTGTTCGGTACACTCTTTGCTACCTTCCTGGCTCTTCGTGGCCAAACCAATGATGGACCTACGGCGAATGAGCTGTTCCACCTGCCACTTGTGGCCGCTGCAACGTTCATTCTCCTGGTCAGTAGTTTGACAAGTGTATTTGCGATTCAGGCCATGCATAAGGGCAAGCGAGATGCACTGGCGTTGTGGCTTGGCATCACAGTAGTACTGGGCATGGGATTTCTCGCCCTGGAAATTTACGAGTTCTACGAGTATGTGAAACATAAAGAGTTTGGCATGACCACGAGTGCATTCAGTTCAGCGTTCTATACACTGGTCGGGTTCCACGGAGCCCACGTTGCTTTTGGTATTGTGTGGATCGGAATCATTATCGGTCAGCTGTTCAAAAAAGGATTGACGGTCGTAACCGCACCTAAAGTATACGTCTCCGCAATGTACTGGCACTTTATTGACGTGGTCTGGGTGTTCATCTTTACGGTCGTGTACCTGCTCGGAAAGGTGGGGTAG
- the map gene encoding type I methionyl aminopeptidase, whose translation MHVDPILKTKEEIGYMREAGRILRSCHQHIEQWMIPGITTAEVNERVEEFLAARGATPEQKGYKGYPYATCASVNEVVCHGFPGEEELASGDVVTIDMVVNKDGWLADSAWTYGIGETSRSIRKLMRRTEKALERAIAQAVPGNTLGDIGSAIERTARLYRYGIVKPLIGHGIGQYIHEPPNVLPYGKRRTGTMLTEGMVITIEPIFTKGSSGAVVWDEDGWTVRTVDGSWGVQYEHTVAITGNGPLILTDGT comes from the coding sequence ATGCATGTGGACCCTATTTTGAAAACAAAAGAAGAGATTGGCTACATGCGGGAAGCTGGACGAATTTTGCGAAGTTGTCACCAGCATATTGAGCAGTGGATGATCCCCGGTATCACGACAGCAGAGGTTAATGAGCGGGTGGAAGAGTTTCTGGCAGCACGAGGAGCCACGCCGGAGCAAAAAGGGTATAAAGGATATCCGTACGCGACGTGTGCCTCTGTTAATGAAGTGGTCTGCCACGGATTTCCGGGGGAAGAGGAGCTGGCGAGTGGGGATGTAGTGACCATCGATATGGTGGTGAACAAAGACGGCTGGCTTGCTGACTCGGCCTGGACATATGGAATTGGTGAAACAAGCAGATCCATTCGCAAGCTGATGAGACGCACGGAGAAGGCACTTGAGCGGGCGATTGCCCAGGCAGTTCCAGGAAATACACTCGGCGATATTGGAAGTGCCATTGAACGAACAGCCAGACTGTATCGGTACGGGATCGTGAAGCCTCTCATCGGTCATGGGATTGGTCAATATATTCATGAACCCCCAAATGTTCTGCCTTATGGCAAACGTAGAACAGGCACGATGCTCACCGAGGGCATGGTTATTACGATTGAACCAATCTTTACAAAGGGCAGTTCCGGGGCCGTTGTGTGGGATGAAGATGGATGGACGGTAAGGACAGTAGATGGCAGCTGGGGGGTCCAGTATGAGCATACGGTTGCGATTACTGGGAATGGCCCCTTGATTCTGACCGATGGCACGTGA
- a CDS encoding NUDIX hydrolase, whose translation MTPERFDIYDDQQNWIGTSLRSEVHAKGYWHRSFHCWIVRDKDEQRQVLFQRRRDIKDTFPGCYDITAAGHLTAGEQLQDASRELEEELGVNTPFEALTYLLTATQQLQGEVRGVPFIDREFSAVYGLCLNQPLEAYVLQPSEVDSLYEVPLNDLLALFRNEIDVIQATGVQTHPSSDHVADEPERIVREIRATEFVPHGTAYYTDVLEALYHVPKE comes from the coding sequence ATGACCCCAGAACGTTTCGACATTTATGACGATCAGCAAAATTGGATCGGCACTTCACTACGCAGTGAGGTCCATGCCAAAGGATATTGGCACCGTTCATTCCACTGCTGGATTGTGCGTGACAAAGACGAGCAGCGACAGGTTCTTTTTCAGCGACGGCGTGATATTAAGGATACTTTCCCCGGATGTTACGACATTACAGCAGCAGGCCATCTTACCGCAGGTGAACAACTGCAAGACGCCAGTCGTGAGCTGGAGGAAGAACTGGGTGTGAATACTCCATTCGAGGCACTAACCTATCTACTCACGGCTACACAGCAGCTCCAAGGAGAGGTGCGTGGTGTCCCATTCATAGATCGGGAATTCAGCGCGGTCTATGGATTATGTCTGAACCAGCCGCTCGAAGCCTACGTTCTGCAGCCTAGCGAGGTGGATAGCCTGTATGAAGTGCCGCTGAATGATCTACTCGCTTTGTTTCGTAATGAGATCGACGTCATTCAAGCTACCGGAGTTCAGACTCACCCGTCTAGTGATCATGTAGCTGATGAACCGGAACGTATCGTTCGCGAGATTCGGGCAACGGAATTTGTACCCCATGGTACAGCTTATTATACGGATGTGCTCGAAGCTCTATATCACGTGCCCAAAGAGTGA
- the mscL gene encoding large conductance mechanosensitive channel protein MscL, giving the protein MKGVLNEFKEFAVRGNVIDLAVGVIIGAAFGKIVTSLVNDIIMPPVGKLMGGIDFSQKIFNLDRGMKTANGQEITTLAQANEAGATVIAYGQFINVMIDFLIVAFCIFMLVKGINYLKSKEHKKPEPQKTTKACKYCLSEIPAAATRCSHCTSELEAEGTGALA; this is encoded by the coding sequence ATGAAAGGCGTACTTAACGAATTCAAGGAATTTGCCGTCCGCGGCAACGTCATCGATCTGGCGGTCGGTGTCATTATTGGGGCTGCTTTTGGTAAAATCGTCACATCCCTTGTAAATGATATCATCATGCCCCCGGTTGGAAAACTGATGGGTGGAATCGACTTCAGTCAGAAAATCTTCAACCTGGATAGGGGTATGAAAACAGCAAACGGACAGGAGATCACCACACTTGCTCAAGCCAACGAAGCCGGTGCTACCGTGATTGCTTATGGTCAGTTCATCAACGTCATGATTGATTTTCTTATCGTTGCGTTCTGTATCTTCATGCTCGTGAAGGGCATCAACTATCTCAAAAGCAAAGAACACAAAAAGCCCGAGCCGCAAAAAACGACCAAGGCTTGCAAGTATTGCCTATCTGAAATTCCAGCCGCAGCTACCCGCTGCTCGCACTGTACTTCAGAACTGGAAGCAGAAGGAACCGGCGCTCTAGCATAA
- a CDS encoding cytochrome C oxidase subunit IV family protein produces the protein MSAQDKTDQQPVKHRHRTEGPQKHVVVFIFSIILTLIAFAAASAGGVNTTFIIIILLVMAILQVFVQLGYWMHLKDKGHLMPILFMAFGFFVAFTCIIMALYWVWW, from the coding sequence ATGTCGGCACAGGATAAGACAGATCAACAGCCTGTGAAACACCGTCACCGGACGGAAGGGCCACAGAAACACGTCGTGGTGTTTATCTTCTCCATTATTCTCACGCTGATTGCGTTTGCGGCTGCTTCTGCCGGAGGGGTCAACACAACCTTTATCATTATTATTTTGCTCGTCATGGCTATTCTTCAAGTATTCGTTCAATTGGGTTATTGGATGCACTTGAAGGACAAAGGGCACTTGATGCCGATTCTGTTCATGGCCTTTGGCTTTTTCGTAGCCTTTACGTGCATCATTATGGCACTCTATTGGGTCTGGTGGTAA
- a CDS encoding DUF4870 domain-containing protein, with protein MSPMKSSSGLDENIAGMLCYLFTFVGGIVFLAVEKRSRFVLFHALQSVTVFGIIMVGHVLSAFLPLFGPLVASLLSLLGVVVWLIMVVTSLQGKWLKLPWVGDFAEKQMRHL; from the coding sequence ATGTCCCCCATGAAATCGTCTAGCGGTCTGGATGAAAATATTGCCGGTATGCTCTGTTATCTATTTACCTTTGTAGGCGGGATTGTCTTTCTCGCTGTGGAGAAGCGGAGCCGGTTCGTTCTATTTCACGCTCTGCAATCCGTGACCGTCTTTGGCATCATTATGGTCGGACATGTACTATCGGCTTTTCTTCCGTTGTTTGGGCCACTGGTGGCATCGCTGTTATCCCTGCTCGGTGTGGTGGTCTGGCTCATCATGGTGGTCACCAGCCTGCAGGGGAAATGGCTAAAGCTGCCTTGGGTTGGCGATTTCGCAGAGAAACAGATGCGTCATCTGTAA
- the ctaG gene encoding cytochrome c oxidase assembly factor CtaG: protein MLGLQYFSFNDLWSPLILALFLIIAAAYLVLVGPLSEQIKDAESATAAQKIMFITGLFVLYLAQAGPFNLLGHVMFSFHMVSMAFSYLVAPPLMMKGLPIWVWRRIVRWLPTRQLSFLAHPIVAAVLFNGLFSLYHLPIVHDYVMLNFTVHRLYYIALFITSMLMWWTLLNPLPEGRQASGLSKIGFIFLNMVLLTPACGLIIFAAEPLYQTYSNPAVWAEAMRYCVSGDSTALLRSFGGPAFFNFLSSAKEDQQVGGIVMKFIQEGIFASMLAYVFFQWYRKEKQEDDDDSYPAGGAGGPLNPAAK, encoded by the coding sequence ATGCTCGGGTTGCAATATTTTAGTTTCAACGATTTATGGAGTCCGCTTATATTGGCTTTATTTCTGATCATTGCTGCGGCTTATTTGGTGCTTGTGGGACCGTTAAGCGAGCAAATAAAGGATGCAGAATCTGCGACTGCTGCGCAGAAAATCATGTTTATTACGGGGCTGTTTGTCCTGTATCTGGCTCAAGCTGGACCATTTAATTTGCTTGGTCACGTGATGTTTAGCTTCCACATGGTGAGCATGGCGTTCTCCTATCTGGTAGCCCCGCCGCTGATGATGAAAGGTTTGCCGATCTGGGTATGGCGCAGAATCGTACGCTGGTTGCCTACACGCCAACTATCGTTCCTGGCTCATCCAATCGTTGCGGCAGTGCTCTTTAACGGGCTGTTCTCGCTGTATCACCTACCGATTGTACATGATTACGTCATGCTGAATTTTACCGTTCACCGGTTGTATTATATTGCATTGTTCATCACCTCGATGCTCATGTGGTGGACATTGCTAAATCCATTGCCAGAAGGCAGACAAGCATCGGGGTTATCCAAGATCGGTTTTATTTTTCTGAATATGGTACTGCTCACCCCTGCGTGTGGATTGATTATTTTTGCGGCCGAGCCGTTGTATCAGACGTACAGCAACCCGGCCGTATGGGCTGAAGCCATGCGGTATTGTGTGTCTGGAGATTCTACGGCATTACTTCGCTCATTCGGTGGGCCTGCGTTCTTTAACTTCCTGTCTTCTGCGAAAGAAGATCAGCAGGTCGGTGGCATTGTAATGAAGTTTATTCAGGAAGGAATCTTTGCCTCCATGCTGGCCTATGTCTTTTTCCAATGGTATCGGAAAGAGAAGCAGGAAGATGATGATGACTCGTATCCTGCAGGGGGCGCAGGGGGGCCGCTCAATCCGGCTGCCAAATAA